The genomic region GAACTTCTGCAAGAGAAGCACAAAAgcaattttgtttcttcagaaCTGTCCAAGATATTGACAGTAGTCTTTCAGAAACAGTAATTTGACTGCAAATGTGGCTCCGTGAACCTGCCACCTGAAGACGTGTGTGTGTAGCtaataatctttaaaaatgttgttGAATTGAACTGATTGGGTATTGGGAAGGGCAGAGTTAAGAGAGTGTATGTGGAAAGTTGTCTGTCTACCAAACTGGCTGGGTTTCAGAACACCATCTCACACCTCTTACTGGGAATTCAGGATATATTTcttcagcagagctcagcagcagatttttcttctcagtataACTCACCAAAGGAGTGACTACAAACACCCAGTTAAGCTGTTCTTTGGGCAGTACCAGCACATCAGCACTGGCTGTTTGCTGGGGCTGAATGCCTCACATGTGCAGTGGGACAGGAGTGGTCTGagcccactgccagccccgagAGGGGATGTGCAGCTGAGcccccaggcactgctcagGGGTTAGACTGAGAGGCTTTTAGTATAAACACAAATGGAGCCTGCACTCCAGGAAGCATtgcactgctctgctgacaTGAGCACAGATTTATTTTAGCATTGCTCGTTGAAAGTGACTTCTAATGCAGACTGTTTTCTAAATGATCCTTAAAAGACACTCCTTTCTTTCTCATCACCTTCACCCAAGGCAAGAACATCCAGTAGCACTGATCTATTTGCTGCtagttttcattaattttaccCTCCCTAAGGGTGGTGCAGCTTTGGTGCCAGCTAATTAAAACCTATTTAGGGATGCTCAGTGCACTTTATCAGACCAGAATTAGCTTTGCTGCTTTAATGAAGATTACAGTTTTCTCTGTTATTACCAATTAAATGTTATTATATCATATTGCATTATATTTGTATTGCATGGCAAAGATATAGATGGCTTTACAACCACTTATCTGGACTGAGGTACATACAAAGATGCCACATTTAGTAATTATCTAATATTTCTTCAAATCCTTTCACTTGAgtcaatatatatataatacaccAGCACATTACTGAAGTACTGGAAGAAGCTGCCAGCTTTATGCTCCCTCTAGGGAAGTACCAAGTAAAATGCATTAATGAAAAATTGTGAACGTCTGGTAATGAATATTATTTATGTACAACAATTATTCAAAGTGGATGAGCATTCACCACCTTGAACTCGACTGCTTCACTAACAAAGACTCTCAGAAAGAACATATGTTCCCCAGATTCTTAACACTCATGCGAGGTTAATTACCCAGTGTGGATAGCCCATATTAGAGGGTATTTTGTACTGCTGtagaattaaaaaatgcattgcaaaataaaaaacactgtTTGTTGGAATTTACTTAGAGGCAATTCTTGTTTCTTCCACACATCAGTAATAAATCATTTCTCAACACCAAACCTGTGGGTTTTGAACCTGCACCCAGTGAAGTCAGGGATAAAGCTCCCATGTCATCACTACAGGACCAGAGCTCTTCTTCAGCAGAGAAGTGACTGCAGCACATACCTGTTAGCTGCTTCTCACAATAGCCTTTAAAAACTTGAGCATCACAAGGATGAAACTGCTGAAAAGTCCCACTAATTACCTAAAAAGATTGTACATCAAAGAGTAGAAACAGAAAACTCATTAAAAGGCTCGACAGACTAGAAATCTGTTGCAATCTTACTATGCATTAGCAGCATACACTGTGCAGAAAGACAGGATTTTAGGATTAAACTAAAATAGACGTGGTTTCAATCCACTCAGTACAATTTAAAATATGAGTTGAAATTGGTTTCCTTCCAGAATTTTTTGCTGGAAACATGTCGAACCAGACCTCTGTTCAATCTAATATTCCAAGCAAGGGTTGATGTTTCTCTGAGGAACTGAAGGAATATTTGGCGGAGGAACCCAAGTCTGTCTCAGCATTATAATAGCTGGCACAACATGCGAAAGTATTTTCATCACCCACAAATCTCCTGCGCTCTCCATTTACTGCTTCCACAAATCCCACATACCTCTAACAGTCTCATGACCCTGCCTAGAAACAGAAGACGGGTCCTGCAAATTGAAGAtgttacagaaaatgaaacagtttCCAAACCGAAGTCCCTGATTAGTAGGGAACTGCAAGATGTTTTCTTGAGATTCAGAAGGCGCTGGCTGGTGATGCATCAACCGTTCCGCTTGTTTTGGGCTGACAAAAGCACCAGATGATGTTTAAAATATCAGTAAGTATCTGATGTGGAAAAGTAGGACTAAAAATGAAAGCTGCAGTAGATACAAGGCTGTTACCTGGTTGCCACTGTGAGAAGTGGTCGAAGGGACACACATGCACAAACAATGTGATGGGTCCTGAGACAGGCTCGTAAAAATGTATTGCTGTTGAAATGTGAAACTTAAGGAGAAAGACCATGGGCAACTTTGACATCAGGCTGCTTAAGAACTTTGTTATAAGCACTGAGAGAAATTCAATCTGCTTTTGGCATGAAAAGAAGCATTTGTATTGTGTTAATTGTGTAACTATAAAAACTTGAGATGTGATAATTTGTTGAAGAGGAGTGGAGTAGGCTGGAGAGAGGGATACTTTGACATTGAatgatgagatttttttttaattttcataggAAAAAGAGGAGATTTTTTCAAGGTCTAATCTCACAATAAGAATTTTGATGAAGTATTGTAAAGTCGTTGTGACCTGACTGATTCATATATATAAACAAATTTATGTACAGCAATGCAATAATGTACCCATGATCACATTTAGCTTGATTAATATGTAAACAGGATGACTTGGATTATTAAAGGTCATTTTTGAAGAATGATCTTGTATATTTATTAGCTCCTGTTCATCAGTTTGTTCAGTTAAACTAAAGAAGCCATGGTAACCTTGACTCCTTTACGACATATATGAGCTCCCTCCAACTCCAGAACCACAGCAGCAACATGAGCACTTGGGGAACAGGGGCAGGCTCCTCCTTAAGTTccaataatttgaaaaataggaaaaatcaACTGTCACCAAGTTCTCACAGTTTACTAACATAATGAAACAAGTTGGAGACAACAAGCTTTCCTGCTTCAAAATCTAAGTCAAAATTTCAGACTATGTTAAGTTGCTTGTGAATTTCTAAGTCTTTAATTTGGTCAGAATAGCAGCAGTCCTTCCCAACCTCAAATTCATGATGcgtaaatttcaaaattaatattaagGCACAGCAGTGATCTGGAAACTCCTTCCTAGTTAGCTCAAGTGAGTATGTGTGACAGGTGCTTTTCCATGCCAAACCACAGATGACCTGAATTTTTGCAGCTTGGTTACAAATTCCTGAAATTTGTGGTCTTAATTCCACAAATATAGTTTCTGCTTTGAACATGCCAGTCCAAACAGTGGCCCTCACACTTTCACCTCTTACAGTCCCACCTGAGTAGCATAAATGCCCATTATCAAGCATGGAAAATAGAATTTCAGCATAATACTGGTAAAAACCTAAATCTATTTCAGTATCTCTGATAACTTTTTTTCaccaggaaacagaaataatgcaTAACACCAAGGTCTGTGTTTGAAGAAAAGCTACAGTGCATctcaacagagaagaaaaggcaatATCCAGAATTATCCTGAGGTTGTGCATTTGGAAACGTTGTTTGTGTAGGATTATCCTCTTCAAATAAAATGTCAATTTAATCAATAGTAAATTGAGCTGAAAACAACACACAGctttgaaaacatttcaggaAGACATCCAATATTTTTGGGATTCAAGCCAACAGAAATGGAATGAACAGAAGGTAGCGTAGGTGGGGTAAATGGGGCCTAGCTGCTGCCTCATCAAGTGCTTATAGCAGTCAAACCCATATAACAATCCATTAAAAACATATCTGGGGACTCATTTAGTAGCTGACATCCCACATGGACTTTCTCACATATCTTTTGTCAAACATAATAATCGTTCTTCACGTGTAAGACTTACCGGTCTTTCCCTGTCTCCTTCTTAAATATGGCATCGCAGTAACTCATGCGCTTCTCCGTTGTCACGTAGATTTTGGCAGTTGGGTAGCTGTCAACAGTTTTCCTCAGCATGTTGTACACAATGCCATTTCCATCCCTCCTCATGTTTCGAAAAGGACCCCAGACCACGTAAACAGTATTGTTGGTTTCTTTGAAAAAGTACTCGGGATTCTTGAGCAGGAGAGGCACACTTGTGTGAGAGACCACTCTTACAGTTGTCCTCTTCCCAACATCTTCCTCATAGCCCTTTGTGGGAGCATTGTTCATCCTCCATATGCAGGAGGACTTGTCTATCTCGGTGCCCACCTTCTGGCCAGCCATCTGTCCCGAGTTTGAAACAATGGCACAGAGGTCACAGTCAAGCTGTAGAGGCTGGAAGACAGGAAACAACAGGATGTATTTCAAGCTTTCCTCTGTAAAACATGAAGACTGAAAATtcagttaaaagaaaaacaggtaCAGTACTACAAATTGATAGCAATgcttctctttaaaaaacaaaaccacaatcCCCATGTGGCAGAGCTACTCAAAAACTCCACCACTACAAAGCCCTGAATGCAAACCTTTTCAGTGAAATAGGCTTTTGTTCCCACCTTGCAAAGTCAACTATACAAATaaccattccttttttttctctaaatgttACTCTTTTCACtacaaaacaaggaaataaagaagcagcagaaagcacTATTTAGATCAGTGACTTCTCTTTTAACAAGGTATTGTCAGCAACAGAAAAAACACCTGCTGAAAAAGTAATACTGGAAGTTCAACTGTGCATTAACTGTTTGTGTCTAAATGAATAGTTCCCAAATTTCTCACAGAAGTTCAGTGTAAGATGTAACTCTAAAAAGCAATCTAATAGTATCAAAATCCTGCAGGTGGAAAGGAGATGTGGACAGAGTAATATATTGTTCTCTCCAGAGAGTGATTATGATCCATGGAAAATGAGAGGCAAACGGACTGGTGACACCTGAACTAGGAACTTAATCCTGAGAAAACTACAGTCAAAGATAGTATTTCCTGACCATGTTCTAGCGTGCTATTAATTCAGTATTAATTGAAAATCGAAAAAATAATCTAATAGAGATATAAGGACCTATCTGATGTTCCATTTGTTAGAGTATAAGGAGTAAATGTCTTTTTGCTCCTTTGTAAGTATAGACTAAAAGGAAATGCCCCCTATTTAAATTGGACTGTATAAAGAGTTCAATTAGAAAGAGAAATCAAATGAAAACGAGATACATCAAAAGAAAACCCCTATAGAAGATCATCCAGGTTGGAGATAACCTACAATTTTTTGTATGGTCACAGACTTGATCCTCTATCATGCTCACAAACAGGGAGCCAGTGACCTCAGTTCAATATCTTTCAGGAAGAACTCTCTTCACATTCTTTTGGACATTTACTCTGACAGGATGCTAGGTGCTTTTCTGATCAGACTTGTGgttatttctcttcaaaaaTCACACCTCTTTTAGTTGATGTGGATGAATAGCCTGCGTACATTTGACCACTATAACTCTAGGATGTGATTGCtgacaaaaaaacaaattctttgATAAGAGGGAATAATGCAAGGACAAGAGACAAACATCTGAAGAGAACCAAACTGTAAGAGCTAAAATATCTCATCTTTGGGTGACAAATATTGTACTGAATTAAGGTGCATCCTGCAAGATTTGTGCAGTAAACATCACAATTTCAAAGCTTTGATTTCTCTATTGTGATTTATTTGATTTCATTCTGAGGCTGGTTCAGGACAAcattcttttctcatttcatcAGTAGCTAAAGATTTCTGATTGAATACAAAGCATTGTCAATGTTTCCTTTACAGAACACCGTGCATTTTGTATAGCTGTTACAGTTTTAGAGAGCTGTCCTGCATGGCTCTCTGACAGCAGGGATGAAATCCCAGGAGATGCAGCTGAACAGAGCAGTGTTTCTGTTTACTGCTTACTTACAGAAATTCTCTCTAAGATACATTATGAGGACATGGCTGGGTGACCTAAACAAATCCACACACATAACTCATATCCTAGCGTGAAGTGAATTGTTACAGTCCCTGTAGATTAATTTATAGCTTTCAGAGTGAACTTTCAAACTAACAAATGCTGAGTATGAAACTGCCAGATAGGAAAAGCCAATTTGGTAAGAATCTGGTTCCATTTAAATTTGTCTCGTGCTCAGAGTTGCTTTTTTCACTAAATTCTTCCTTCTCCATTAAAATGGAGCTGCTCTCTTAAATTAAGAATTGTCTAATTTCTTCACCTTAGTTAGAAATGCATTGCACATTTTCTATTCACTGAGTGCAACTGTTCTGCTCAAATAAGCTGAGTACTCACTCCTGCGACTGTGTCCCCTGGTTTTCTAGCTCTTTTGTTGTGATTCATTTATCTTGTTCCAATTTATAAAGTGCTTTCATAATACCGAATGTCTACACTAGGTCAACATATAATCTGCTCTTCTTGAACAGAAGTCAGAGGCTAACCCCCTCCCAGCTCTATctcacaataaatattttttgacaATGTAGAGAGATTTTTCATATGCCAATATGCATATTTCCCAACAGACATCCCAGACAGAGTTAGGGGACTGACCGACACCCATGATATATATTCCACTGACTCCAGAATCACCCactgtcttcatttttttttttttgcatcctaTCTCCCTCAATGTATGAGAAAACACACATCAATATTCACTCATTGAACCCCATCTGGAGACAGGCCATCAGTCCGTGGTGTTGGTTTGTGTCACAGATGAGAAGGGTGGCTTCAGTAACACACATGAATCCACATACAATACAAACAGGTCTGCCAGGCAGTCCAGGCTGCCTTCTGATCTGCAGAAATGGtccagcagcagtggggttGAAACAGATTGGCAGGACCACACAGAAACTTGTGCTGTTACTGCTTATCCTCTGTGGACCCAGAACATCTTCTCACAAGATCTTCATTCCCTTGCATCAGAGATACATGAGTTAAAGACAAAAACATTAAGACCCATtcaccttttcttctcttttcatgTACTTAGGCATTTATTTCACCTCTAAACACCAAGGGGGCTGATCTACTATTGCTGCTAGAAAATGGCTCATTTTGTTGCTGACCAGAAGGATGTAGAAGTCCTCAGCAGAGCAGTTGGGTATGAGTCTGACAAATAGTCCCATCTTTTTGCCTGAATGATACATTGTAACTGTTGAAGAACACTTATATTTTAATcagtaaagaaaatgaaatgtctgACCTTTCCATTTCCTGTGCAAGCTTACAGACAATAGAAAAGATAATTAAAACTGTGAATTAGAACTTGCAAAACAGTGCCATTTCTCTAGCAAAGAGAAATAGCTGTGTAATAAAGGTCACTTATCTAACAGTTCTTTGCATTTAGCACTGAAGTGGCTTCACAGAATCAAAGGTCAAATCATTAAATAACAAAATCAGCCAGAATTATAAAAGGTCACAAGCAAATCCAACTAAAGTAGGTTGCAAAACATGATTCTCTTCCACACAGGATTTCATTATTTGGAAAACTGCTTACTTTCCAAATTTGAACATTCCCCCACCATTTCTAGTGTCTTCACCAGGAGACTGAAATTCCAGATACAGAACCATTTGTGTGGGTGGGTTTCCCAATGGCAGAGATGTTGGATCACCAAGTTTCCCAGCCACAGTCCTGTACATCTGCTGAGGTCCACGTGGGGATGATCTCAGGCCAGGTCTCTGAATCACAAAATAATGTCTGGACAGAGCAGCCACATGCCAAGCTCTGGTCTCAGCACAGACTGCCAGACTCGCTCCTCAGCTGGACCAAATCCAGCTCAGGATCTCTGCAGATGGAATTTCCACTaatgaaaagctgaatttctCTTGTGGCTTCTTAGCACTATAGACCAGTGGTGGGCTCTCTCCAGTCACCAAGTCTGTTCCACTCTGAATCCCACAACTAATCAGGCAGATAGTTAGGAAACTCAGACTAAAACTTTCTCAATTGTTACTTTCACAATATGATTGTAATTTTGTAAATTGGACGCGTTGCCCATTCACTACATAATGAGGCAATTATTAGCAGCTTGCCACATATTAATTTGCTCCTTTAATGTTTAAACAAATGAGATCTTTTCTTATAATCATCCTATTTGAGTGAATTCTAACAAAGC from Cinclus cinclus chromosome 8, bCinCin1.1, whole genome shotgun sequence harbors:
- the ST6GALNAC3 gene encoding alpha-N-acetylgalactosaminide alpha-2,6-sialyltransferase 3 isoform X2 — encoded protein: MSCVLRRKSVVVVSFIAAFLCLIIVRLTNEVTFPLILNCFGQTRVKWIPFSNGQRQPLKTHYGYINVKTQEPLQLDCDLCAIVSNSGQMAGQKVGTEIDKSSCIWRMNNAPTKGYEEDVGKRTTVRVVSHTSVPLLLKNPEYFFKETNNTVYVVWGPFRNMRRDGNGIVYNMLRKTVDSYPTAKIYVTTEKRMSYCDAIFKKETGKDRSEGFRKVPYHYYEPGRDECEEYFLHENAPYGGHRFITEKKVFAKWAKKQTIIFTHPNWTVS
- the ST6GALNAC3 gene encoding alpha-N-acetylgalactosaminide alpha-2,6-sialyltransferase 3 isoform X3 — its product is MAGQKVGTEIDKSSCIWRMNNAPTKGYEEDVGKRTTVRVVSHTSVPLLLKNPEYFFKETNNTVYVVWGPFRNMRRDGNGIVYNMLRKTVDSYPTAKIYVTTEKRMSYCDAIFKKETGKDRVQSGSYLSTGWFTLILAMDACYGIHVYGMINDTYCKSEGFRKVPYHYYEPGRDECEEYFLHENAPYGGHRFITEKKVFAKWAKKQTIIFTHPNWTVS